In Indicator indicator isolate 239-I01 chromosome 16, UM_Iind_1.1, whole genome shotgun sequence, one genomic interval encodes:
- the AP3B2 gene encoding AP-3 complex subunit beta-2 isoform X1, translated as MAASPVYGEEKGGSSSLGEPEYGHDPASGGIFSSDYKRHDDLKEMLDSNKDSLKLEAMKRIVAMIARGKNASDLFPAVVKNVACKNIEVKKLVYVYLVRYAEEQQDLALLSISTFQRGLKDPNQLIRASALRVLSSIRVPIIVPIMMLAIKEAASDMSPYVRKTAAHAIPKLYSLDSDQKDQLIEVIEKLLADKTTLVAGSVVMAFEEVCPERIDLIHKNYRKLCNLLIDVEEWGQVVIINMLTRYARTQFLSPNQNESLLEENTEKAFYGSEEEDTKDAKAEAASLAKRKPYVMDPDHRLLLRNTKPLLQSRNAAVVMAVAQLYFHLAPKAEVGVIAKALVRLLRSHSEVQYVVLQNVATMSIKRRGMFEPYLKSFYIRSTDPTQIKILKLEVLTNLANETNISTILREFQTYIRSMDKDFVAATIQAIGRCATNIGKVRDTCLNGLVQLLSNRDELVVAESVVVIKKLLQMQPAQHSEIIKHMAKLTDNIQVPMARASILWLIGEYCEHVPKIAPDVLRKMAKSFTNEEDIVKLQVINLAAKLYLTNSKQSKLLTQYVLNLAKYDQNYDIRDRARFIRQLIVPTEKSGALNKYAKKLFLAQKPAPILESSFKDRDHFQLGSLSHLLNAKAVGYQELPDWPDEAPDPSVRNVEVPEWTKCTSHEKRKEKVEKPFYSDSEEESGPTESADSEPESISEESSSSSSSGSSSSGSEEEEEEEEEEGSGDLSEDKEEEEKSPKRKEKEGSRKTAPGRSGSPSKEEEEEEGMKKAKKKAPQGRNGHAETSSEEASASESSSSGSDSGSEAEAKWKKVPHSSKAGPKEVSLLDLDDFTLPPPQPVPSSSIVSTSLVTDLEGLTLTDTSLAPALLSPALGTVRTYELLHRMAGEGLAVEYWFSRRPFPGDPHMVAVQIQISNNTDTEVKNLRVSEPKPLSGMRIQEFPEIECLAPGDTASVVMGIDFCDSTQVANFQLCTHTRHFYVSIQPPVGELMAPVFMSENEFKKEQEHLVCPSKGKLMGMSEITEKLMLPEKCWSDHTIVQQVTSAANVGRVPCGADNEYRFAAKTVTSRSLVLITLERQEGTMAQLTVNSEKMVIGTMLVKDIIQALSQ; from the exons ATGGCCGCCAGCCCGGTCTacggggaggagaagggggggtcCTCCAGCCTCGGGGAGCCCGAGTACGGCCACGACCCCGCCAGCGGGGGGATCTTCTCCTCCGACTACAAGAG GCACGATGACCTTAAGGAGATGCTTGATAGCAACAAGGATTCGCTCAAGCTGGAGGCCATGAAGAGGATTGTGGCA ATGATTGCCCGGGGTAAAAATGCCTCCGACCTCTTCCCAGCTGTGGTGAAAAATGTTGCCTGCAAGAACATCGAG GTGAAGAAACTGGTGTACGTCTACCTGGTGCGCTacgcagaggagcagcaggatctGGCCCTGCTCTCCATCTCCACCTTCCAGCGAGGACTGAAG GACCCCAACCAGCTGATCCGTGCCAGCGCTCTGCGCGTCCTCTCCAGCATCAGGGTGCCCATCATCGTGCCCATCATGATGTTGGCCATCAAGGAGGCCGCCTCGGATATGTCCCCGTACGTGCGCAAGACGGCTGCCCACGCTATCCCCAAGCTCTACAG CCTGGACTCAGACCAGAAGGACCAGCTCATCGAAGTGATCGAGAAGCTGCTGGCAGACAAAACCACA ctggTAGCCGGCAGCGTGGTGATGGCATTTGAGGAGGTCTGCCCAGAGCGCATCGACCTCATCCACAAGAACTACCGCAAGCTCTGCAACCTGCTCATCGACGTGGAGGAGTGGGGGCAGGTGGTCATCATCAACATGCTGACCCGCTATGCACGCACCCAGTTCCTCAGCCCCAACCAGAAC GAGTCCTTGCTGGAGGAGAACACCGAGAAGGCTTTCTACGGTTCTGAGGAGGAGGACACCAAGGATGCCAAGGCAGAAGCAGCCTCGCTGGCCAAGCGCAAACCCTACGTCATGGACCCTGACCACCGCTTGCTCCTGCGCAACACCAAACCCCTGCTGCAGAGCCGCAACGCCGCG GTGGTGatggctgtggcacagctctACTTCCACCTGGCACCCAAGGCAGAGGTCGGCGTCATTGCCAAGGCGCTGGTGCGGCTCCTGCGGAGTCACAG TGAGGTGCAGTATGTTGTGCTGCAGAACGTGGCCACCATGTCCATCAAACGGCGG GGGATGTTTGAACCCTACCTGAAGAGCTTCTACATCCGCTCCACAGACCCCACACAGATCAAGATCCTCAAG CTGGAGGTCCTCACCAACCTGGCCAATGAGACCAACATCTCCACCATCCTGCGGGAGTTCCAG ACCTACATCCGCAGCATGGACAAGGACTTCGTAGCGGCCACCATCCAAGCCATCGGGCGCTGTGCTACCAACATTGGGAAGGTGCGGGACACCTGCCTCAATGGCCTGGTCCAGCTCCTCTCCAACCGGGACG agctggtggtggCTGAATCTGTGGTGGTCAtcaaaaagctgctgcagatgcagccagcccagcacagtgagATCATCAAGCACATGGCCAAGCTCACTGacaacatccag GTACCAATGGCACGAGCCAGCATCTTGTGGCTCATTGGTGAGTATTGCGAGCACGTGCCCAAGATCGCGCCCGATGTGCTGCGCAAGATGGCCAAGTCCTTCACCAACGAGGAGGACATCGTCAAGTTGCAGGTCATCAACCTGGCAGCTAAGCTCTACCTAACCAACTCCAAGCAG AGCAAGCTCCTGACCCAGTACGTCCTCAACTTGGCCAAGTATGACCAGAATTATGACATCCGCGACCGGGCTCGCTTCATCCGCCAGCTCATTGTGCCCACTGAGAAGAGTGGAGCCCTCAACAAATATGCCAAGAAGCTCTTCCTGGCACAAAAACCTGCTCCCATCTTGGAGTCCTCCTTCAAAG ATCGGGATCATTTCCAGCTGGGCTCCCTGTCCCACCTGCTCAATGCGAAGGCTGTGGGGTACCAGGAGCTGCCCGACTGGCCGGATGAGGCCCCTGACCCCTCTGTGAGGAATGTGGAG GTTCCTGAGTGGACCAAGTGTACCAGCcatgagaagaggaaggagaaggtggAGAAACCTTTCTACTCTGACTCAGAAGAAGAGTCAGGGCCTACGGAGTCAGCAGACAGCG AGCCTGAGTCCATCAgcgaggagagcagcagctccagcagctccggcagctccagctctggcagtgaggaggaggaggaggaagaggaggaagaaggcagTGGGGACCTGTCAGAGgacaaggaagaggaggagaagagcccaaagaggaaggaaaaggagggctcaaggaaaacagctccagggagatcgGGCAG CCCaagcaaggaagaggaggaggaggaggggatgaagaaagccaagaagaagGCACCACAGGGGAGAAACGGCCATGCTGAAACCTCCTCAGAGGAGGCCAGCGCCTCCgagagcagctcctcaggctcTGACTCAGGCTCCGAGGCAGAGGCCAAGTGGAAGAAAGTg ccccacagcagcaaggctggccccaaggaggtctccctgctCGACCTCGATGACT ttaccctccctcctcctcagcctgtcccttccAGCAGCATCGTCTCCACCAGCCTGGTGACCGACCTGGAGGGCCTCACACTCACTGACACCTCCCTGGCACCTGCT CTATTAAGCCCAGCGCTAGGCACAGTGAGGACCTATGAGCTGCTGCACCGCATGGCAGGCGAGGGCCTGGCTGTTGAGTACTGGTTCAGCCGCCGGCCCTTCCCAGGGGATCCCCACATGGTGGCCGTCCAGATCCAGATCTCCAACAACACTGACACGGAGGTGAAGAACCTGCGGGTCAGCGAGCCCAAGCCACTCTCCGGCATGCGGATCCAGGAATTCCCGGAGATTG AGTGCCTGGCACCCGGGGACACGGCTAGTGTGGTGATGGGCATCGACTTCTGTGACTCCACCCAGGTGGCCAACTTCCAGCTGTG CACCCACACGCGTCACTTCTACGTCTCCATCCAGCCACCCGTGGGTGAGCTCATGGCCCCTGTCTTCATGAGTGAAAATGAGTTCAAGAAGGAGCAAG AGCACCTCGTGTGCCCCAGTAAGG GGAAGCTGATGGGCATGAGCGAGATCACAGAGAAGCTGATGCTGCctgagaagtgctggagtgaCCACACCATCGTCCAGCAAGTGACCTCAGCTGCCAATGTGGGCCGCGTGCCCTGCGGTGCCGACAATGAGTACAG GTTTGCAGCCAAGACAGTGACAAGCAGAAGCCTGGTGCTCATCACCCTGGAGCGACAGGAGGGCACCATGGCCCAGTTGACTGTCAACAGTGAGAAGATGGTTATCGGCACCATGCTGGTGAAGGACATCATCCAGGCCCTCTCACAGTGA
- the AP3B2 gene encoding AP-3 complex subunit beta-2 isoform X3, which produces MAASPVYGEEKGGSSSLGEPEYGHDPASGGIFSSDYKRHDDLKEMLDSNKDSLKLEAMKRIVAMIARGKNASDLFPAVVKNVACKNIEDPNQLIRASALRVLSSIRVPIIVPIMMLAIKEAASDMSPYVRKTAAHAIPKLYSLDSDQKDQLIEVIEKLLADKTTLVAGSVVMAFEEVCPERIDLIHKNYRKLCNLLIDVEEWGQVVIINMLTRYARTQFLSPNQNESLLEENTEKAFYGSEEEDTKDAKAEAASLAKRKPYVMDPDHRLLLRNTKPLLQSRNAAVVMAVAQLYFHLAPKAEVGVIAKALVRLLRSHSEVQYVVLQNVATMSIKRRGMFEPYLKSFYIRSTDPTQIKILKLEVLTNLANETNISTILREFQTYIRSMDKDFVAATIQAIGRCATNIGKVRDTCLNGLVQLLSNRDELVVAESVVVIKKLLQMQPAQHSEIIKHMAKLTDNIQVPMARASILWLIGEYCEHVPKIAPDVLRKMAKSFTNEEDIVKLQVINLAAKLYLTNSKQSKLLTQYVLNLAKYDQNYDIRDRARFIRQLIVPTEKSGALNKYAKKLFLAQKPAPILESSFKDRDHFQLGSLSHLLNAKAVGYQELPDWPDEAPDPSVRNVEVPEWTKCTSHEKRKEKVEKPFYSDSEEESGPTESADSEPESISEESSSSSSSGSSSSGSEEEEEEEEEEGSGDLKEEEEEEGMKKAKKKAPQGRNGHAETSSEEASASESSSSGSDSGSEAEAKWKKVPHSSKAGPKEVSLLDLDDFTLPPPQPVPSSSIVSTSLVTDLEGLTLTDTSLAPALLSPALGTVRTYELLHRMAGEGLAVEYWFSRRPFPGDPHMVAVQIQISNNTDTEVKNLRVSEPKPLSGMRIQEFPEIECLAPGDTASVVMGIDFCDSTQVANFQLCTHTRHFYVSIQPPVGELMAPVFMSENEFKKEQGKLMGMSEITEKLMLPEKCWSDHTIVQQVTSAANVGRVPCGADNEYRFAAKTVTSRSLVLITLERQEGTMAQLTVNSEKMVIGTMLVKDIIQALSQ; this is translated from the exons ATGGCCGCCAGCCCGGTCTacggggaggagaagggggggtcCTCCAGCCTCGGGGAGCCCGAGTACGGCCACGACCCCGCCAGCGGGGGGATCTTCTCCTCCGACTACAAGAG GCACGATGACCTTAAGGAGATGCTTGATAGCAACAAGGATTCGCTCAAGCTGGAGGCCATGAAGAGGATTGTGGCA ATGATTGCCCGGGGTAAAAATGCCTCCGACCTCTTCCCAGCTGTGGTGAAAAATGTTGCCTGCAAGAACATCGAG GACCCCAACCAGCTGATCCGTGCCAGCGCTCTGCGCGTCCTCTCCAGCATCAGGGTGCCCATCATCGTGCCCATCATGATGTTGGCCATCAAGGAGGCCGCCTCGGATATGTCCCCGTACGTGCGCAAGACGGCTGCCCACGCTATCCCCAAGCTCTACAG CCTGGACTCAGACCAGAAGGACCAGCTCATCGAAGTGATCGAGAAGCTGCTGGCAGACAAAACCACA ctggTAGCCGGCAGCGTGGTGATGGCATTTGAGGAGGTCTGCCCAGAGCGCATCGACCTCATCCACAAGAACTACCGCAAGCTCTGCAACCTGCTCATCGACGTGGAGGAGTGGGGGCAGGTGGTCATCATCAACATGCTGACCCGCTATGCACGCACCCAGTTCCTCAGCCCCAACCAGAAC GAGTCCTTGCTGGAGGAGAACACCGAGAAGGCTTTCTACGGTTCTGAGGAGGAGGACACCAAGGATGCCAAGGCAGAAGCAGCCTCGCTGGCCAAGCGCAAACCCTACGTCATGGACCCTGACCACCGCTTGCTCCTGCGCAACACCAAACCCCTGCTGCAGAGCCGCAACGCCGCG GTGGTGatggctgtggcacagctctACTTCCACCTGGCACCCAAGGCAGAGGTCGGCGTCATTGCCAAGGCGCTGGTGCGGCTCCTGCGGAGTCACAG TGAGGTGCAGTATGTTGTGCTGCAGAACGTGGCCACCATGTCCATCAAACGGCGG GGGATGTTTGAACCCTACCTGAAGAGCTTCTACATCCGCTCCACAGACCCCACACAGATCAAGATCCTCAAG CTGGAGGTCCTCACCAACCTGGCCAATGAGACCAACATCTCCACCATCCTGCGGGAGTTCCAG ACCTACATCCGCAGCATGGACAAGGACTTCGTAGCGGCCACCATCCAAGCCATCGGGCGCTGTGCTACCAACATTGGGAAGGTGCGGGACACCTGCCTCAATGGCCTGGTCCAGCTCCTCTCCAACCGGGACG agctggtggtggCTGAATCTGTGGTGGTCAtcaaaaagctgctgcagatgcagccagcccagcacagtgagATCATCAAGCACATGGCCAAGCTCACTGacaacatccag GTACCAATGGCACGAGCCAGCATCTTGTGGCTCATTGGTGAGTATTGCGAGCACGTGCCCAAGATCGCGCCCGATGTGCTGCGCAAGATGGCCAAGTCCTTCACCAACGAGGAGGACATCGTCAAGTTGCAGGTCATCAACCTGGCAGCTAAGCTCTACCTAACCAACTCCAAGCAG AGCAAGCTCCTGACCCAGTACGTCCTCAACTTGGCCAAGTATGACCAGAATTATGACATCCGCGACCGGGCTCGCTTCATCCGCCAGCTCATTGTGCCCACTGAGAAGAGTGGAGCCCTCAACAAATATGCCAAGAAGCTCTTCCTGGCACAAAAACCTGCTCCCATCTTGGAGTCCTCCTTCAAAG ATCGGGATCATTTCCAGCTGGGCTCCCTGTCCCACCTGCTCAATGCGAAGGCTGTGGGGTACCAGGAGCTGCCCGACTGGCCGGATGAGGCCCCTGACCCCTCTGTGAGGAATGTGGAG GTTCCTGAGTGGACCAAGTGTACCAGCcatgagaagaggaaggagaaggtggAGAAACCTTTCTACTCTGACTCAGAAGAAGAGTCAGGGCCTACGGAGTCAGCAGACAGCG AGCCTGAGTCCATCAgcgaggagagcagcagctccagcagctccggcagctccagctctggcagtgaggaggaggaggaggaagaggaggaagaaggcagTGGGGACCT caaggaagaggaggaggaggaggggatgaagaaagccaagaagaagGCACCACAGGGGAGAAACGGCCATGCTGAAACCTCCTCAGAGGAGGCCAGCGCCTCCgagagcagctcctcaggctcTGACTCAGGCTCCGAGGCAGAGGCCAAGTGGAAGAAAGTg ccccacagcagcaaggctggccccaaggaggtctccctgctCGACCTCGATGACT ttaccctccctcctcctcagcctgtcccttccAGCAGCATCGTCTCCACCAGCCTGGTGACCGACCTGGAGGGCCTCACACTCACTGACACCTCCCTGGCACCTGCT CTATTAAGCCCAGCGCTAGGCACAGTGAGGACCTATGAGCTGCTGCACCGCATGGCAGGCGAGGGCCTGGCTGTTGAGTACTGGTTCAGCCGCCGGCCCTTCCCAGGGGATCCCCACATGGTGGCCGTCCAGATCCAGATCTCCAACAACACTGACACGGAGGTGAAGAACCTGCGGGTCAGCGAGCCCAAGCCACTCTCCGGCATGCGGATCCAGGAATTCCCGGAGATTG AGTGCCTGGCACCCGGGGACACGGCTAGTGTGGTGATGGGCATCGACTTCTGTGACTCCACCCAGGTGGCCAACTTCCAGCTGTG CACCCACACGCGTCACTTCTACGTCTCCATCCAGCCACCCGTGGGTGAGCTCATGGCCCCTGTCTTCATGAGTGAAAATGAGTTCAAGAAGGAGCAAG GGAAGCTGATGGGCATGAGCGAGATCACAGAGAAGCTGATGCTGCctgagaagtgctggagtgaCCACACCATCGTCCAGCAAGTGACCTCAGCTGCCAATGTGGGCCGCGTGCCCTGCGGTGCCGACAATGAGTACAG GTTTGCAGCCAAGACAGTGACAAGCAGAAGCCTGGTGCTCATCACCCTGGAGCGACAGGAGGGCACCATGGCCCAGTTGACTGTCAACAGTGAGAAGATGGTTATCGGCACCATGCTGGTGAAGGACATCATCCAGGCCCTCTCACAGTGA
- the AP3B2 gene encoding AP-3 complex subunit beta-2 isoform X2 produces MAASPVYGEEKGGSSSLGEPEYGHDPASGGIFSSDYKRHDDLKEMLDSNKDSLKLEAMKRIVAMIARGKNASDLFPAVVKNVACKNIEVKKLVYVYLVRYAEEQQDLALLSISTFQRGLKDPNQLIRASALRVLSSIRVPIIVPIMMLAIKEAASDMSPYVRKTAAHAIPKLYSLDSDQKDQLIEVIEKLLADKTTLVAGSVVMAFEEVCPERIDLIHKNYRKLCNLLIDVEEWGQVVIINMLTRYARTQFLSPNQNESLLEENTEKAFYGSEEEDTKDAKAEAASLAKRKPYVMDPDHRLLLRNTKPLLQSRNAAVVMAVAQLYFHLAPKAEVGVIAKALVRLLRSHSEVQYVVLQNVATMSIKRRGMFEPYLKSFYIRSTDPTQIKILKLEVLTNLANETNISTILREFQTYIRSMDKDFVAATIQAIGRCATNIGKVRDTCLNGLVQLLSNRDELVVAESVVVIKKLLQMQPAQHSEIIKHMAKLTDNIQVPMARASILWLIGEYCEHVPKIAPDVLRKMAKSFTNEEDIVKLQVINLAAKLYLTNSKQSKLLTQYVLNLAKYDQNYDIRDRARFIRQLIVPTEKSGALNKYAKKLFLAQKPAPILESSFKDRDHFQLGSLSHLLNAKAVGYQELPDWPDEAPDPSVRNVEVPEWTKCTSHEKRKEKVEKPFYSDSEEESGPTESADSEPESISEESSSSSSSGSSSSGSEEEEEEEEEEGSGDLKEEEEEEGMKKAKKKAPQGRNGHAETSSEEASASESSSSGSDSGSEAEAKWKKVPHSSKAGPKEVSLLDLDDFTLPPPQPVPSSSIVSTSLVTDLEGLTLTDTSLAPALLSPALGTVRTYELLHRMAGEGLAVEYWFSRRPFPGDPHMVAVQIQISNNTDTEVKNLRVSEPKPLSGMRIQEFPEIECLAPGDTASVVMGIDFCDSTQVANFQLCTHTRHFYVSIQPPVGELMAPVFMSENEFKKEQGKLMGMSEITEKLMLPEKCWSDHTIVQQVTSAANVGRVPCGADNEYRFAAKTVTSRSLVLITLERQEGTMAQLTVNSEKMVIGTMLVKDIIQALSQ; encoded by the exons ATGGCCGCCAGCCCGGTCTacggggaggagaagggggggtcCTCCAGCCTCGGGGAGCCCGAGTACGGCCACGACCCCGCCAGCGGGGGGATCTTCTCCTCCGACTACAAGAG GCACGATGACCTTAAGGAGATGCTTGATAGCAACAAGGATTCGCTCAAGCTGGAGGCCATGAAGAGGATTGTGGCA ATGATTGCCCGGGGTAAAAATGCCTCCGACCTCTTCCCAGCTGTGGTGAAAAATGTTGCCTGCAAGAACATCGAG GTGAAGAAACTGGTGTACGTCTACCTGGTGCGCTacgcagaggagcagcaggatctGGCCCTGCTCTCCATCTCCACCTTCCAGCGAGGACTGAAG GACCCCAACCAGCTGATCCGTGCCAGCGCTCTGCGCGTCCTCTCCAGCATCAGGGTGCCCATCATCGTGCCCATCATGATGTTGGCCATCAAGGAGGCCGCCTCGGATATGTCCCCGTACGTGCGCAAGACGGCTGCCCACGCTATCCCCAAGCTCTACAG CCTGGACTCAGACCAGAAGGACCAGCTCATCGAAGTGATCGAGAAGCTGCTGGCAGACAAAACCACA ctggTAGCCGGCAGCGTGGTGATGGCATTTGAGGAGGTCTGCCCAGAGCGCATCGACCTCATCCACAAGAACTACCGCAAGCTCTGCAACCTGCTCATCGACGTGGAGGAGTGGGGGCAGGTGGTCATCATCAACATGCTGACCCGCTATGCACGCACCCAGTTCCTCAGCCCCAACCAGAAC GAGTCCTTGCTGGAGGAGAACACCGAGAAGGCTTTCTACGGTTCTGAGGAGGAGGACACCAAGGATGCCAAGGCAGAAGCAGCCTCGCTGGCCAAGCGCAAACCCTACGTCATGGACCCTGACCACCGCTTGCTCCTGCGCAACACCAAACCCCTGCTGCAGAGCCGCAACGCCGCG GTGGTGatggctgtggcacagctctACTTCCACCTGGCACCCAAGGCAGAGGTCGGCGTCATTGCCAAGGCGCTGGTGCGGCTCCTGCGGAGTCACAG TGAGGTGCAGTATGTTGTGCTGCAGAACGTGGCCACCATGTCCATCAAACGGCGG GGGATGTTTGAACCCTACCTGAAGAGCTTCTACATCCGCTCCACAGACCCCACACAGATCAAGATCCTCAAG CTGGAGGTCCTCACCAACCTGGCCAATGAGACCAACATCTCCACCATCCTGCGGGAGTTCCAG ACCTACATCCGCAGCATGGACAAGGACTTCGTAGCGGCCACCATCCAAGCCATCGGGCGCTGTGCTACCAACATTGGGAAGGTGCGGGACACCTGCCTCAATGGCCTGGTCCAGCTCCTCTCCAACCGGGACG agctggtggtggCTGAATCTGTGGTGGTCAtcaaaaagctgctgcagatgcagccagcccagcacagtgagATCATCAAGCACATGGCCAAGCTCACTGacaacatccag GTACCAATGGCACGAGCCAGCATCTTGTGGCTCATTGGTGAGTATTGCGAGCACGTGCCCAAGATCGCGCCCGATGTGCTGCGCAAGATGGCCAAGTCCTTCACCAACGAGGAGGACATCGTCAAGTTGCAGGTCATCAACCTGGCAGCTAAGCTCTACCTAACCAACTCCAAGCAG AGCAAGCTCCTGACCCAGTACGTCCTCAACTTGGCCAAGTATGACCAGAATTATGACATCCGCGACCGGGCTCGCTTCATCCGCCAGCTCATTGTGCCCACTGAGAAGAGTGGAGCCCTCAACAAATATGCCAAGAAGCTCTTCCTGGCACAAAAACCTGCTCCCATCTTGGAGTCCTCCTTCAAAG ATCGGGATCATTTCCAGCTGGGCTCCCTGTCCCACCTGCTCAATGCGAAGGCTGTGGGGTACCAGGAGCTGCCCGACTGGCCGGATGAGGCCCCTGACCCCTCTGTGAGGAATGTGGAG GTTCCTGAGTGGACCAAGTGTACCAGCcatgagaagaggaaggagaaggtggAGAAACCTTTCTACTCTGACTCAGAAGAAGAGTCAGGGCCTACGGAGTCAGCAGACAGCG AGCCTGAGTCCATCAgcgaggagagcagcagctccagcagctccggcagctccagctctggcagtgaggaggaggaggaggaagaggaggaagaaggcagTGGGGACCT caaggaagaggaggaggaggaggggatgaagaaagccaagaagaagGCACCACAGGGGAGAAACGGCCATGCTGAAACCTCCTCAGAGGAGGCCAGCGCCTCCgagagcagctcctcaggctcTGACTCAGGCTCCGAGGCAGAGGCCAAGTGGAAGAAAGTg ccccacagcagcaaggctggccccaaggaggtctccctgctCGACCTCGATGACT ttaccctccctcctcctcagcctgtcccttccAGCAGCATCGTCTCCACCAGCCTGGTGACCGACCTGGAGGGCCTCACACTCACTGACACCTCCCTGGCACCTGCT CTATTAAGCCCAGCGCTAGGCACAGTGAGGACCTATGAGCTGCTGCACCGCATGGCAGGCGAGGGCCTGGCTGTTGAGTACTGGTTCAGCCGCCGGCCCTTCCCAGGGGATCCCCACATGGTGGCCGTCCAGATCCAGATCTCCAACAACACTGACACGGAGGTGAAGAACCTGCGGGTCAGCGAGCCCAAGCCACTCTCCGGCATGCGGATCCAGGAATTCCCGGAGATTG AGTGCCTGGCACCCGGGGACACGGCTAGTGTGGTGATGGGCATCGACTTCTGTGACTCCACCCAGGTGGCCAACTTCCAGCTGTG CACCCACACGCGTCACTTCTACGTCTCCATCCAGCCACCCGTGGGTGAGCTCATGGCCCCTGTCTTCATGAGTGAAAATGAGTTCAAGAAGGAGCAAG GGAAGCTGATGGGCATGAGCGAGATCACAGAGAAGCTGATGCTGCctgagaagtgctggagtgaCCACACCATCGTCCAGCAAGTGACCTCAGCTGCCAATGTGGGCCGCGTGCCCTGCGGTGCCGACAATGAGTACAG GTTTGCAGCCAAGACAGTGACAAGCAGAAGCCTGGTGCTCATCACCCTGGAGCGACAGGAGGGCACCATGGCCCAGTTGACTGTCAACAGTGAGAAGATGGTTATCGGCACCATGCTGGTGAAGGACATCATCCAGGCCCTCTCACAGTGA